The nucleotide sequence CAAGAGAGTGAAAAGGATTTATTTTCTAACTCGCGTCCATTTATTTATATAATTTCACGTTAGCCACAAATCAGTGGAAATTCGACTTCCACTTAAAACCGACACTTCTCATCACACCAAAAAAACGCCCAGGCACTCTAGCCCAGGCGTTTCAATTCGTTATCTTTTTAATTCAACTTCCTTTACACTGTTTGCAGGTATCGTAATCTGCACTTCTACAAACTGTTTCGTTCCATATAATTGTGTTTCAATTACTTCACCATAAGATGGCGTATAGCTGCCTTGCTTCATATAAAACGGAATATTTACTGTTACTGGTTTATTCAAACGATTAGTCAGCGCCGCTGTTTGCGTAACTTGGGATCCATCATTAGGCAGCTCAAACTTATTTTCAAAGGAAACGACACCTGCCGACGTATTGCCATTTTCATAAACCGGCATTGATTTGTCTGGACCTTCGTAAACGTAAGAGCTGAACTTATTATCGTCTGGATTCTTTTCAAACAATCGATAACCAACCCATGGCTTTGCAGAAAGTTCAATTGAAGCTGTTGTAGAATACAAAATTCCGTCTTGTTCTGTAATATTATCGATGTGCGTATGGCCGTGAAGCGAGATATCCACTGAATTTTGTTTCATTACATCAATCAGTTCATGTGAACCTTCCCCGTGCCATTGTTGATCGTACTCGATTCCTAGCTTCTCACCTTTAATGAGCGTGCTCAAATCTTGAGGGTCATGCTTAGCATCATATTCTTTCCAGTATTCCGTTACATCTGGATCTGTTGATGGCCAGATGTCACGATCACGCCAGATTGGATTGTGATGTGAGAACAAGCCTTTTACTTGTCCTGCTTCGGCAGTTGCCTTATTATCCGCTAAATCTTTCTTAATCCATTCCATCTGCTGGTCACGGATCTGCCCACCCCATGTTGGTACGGAAACTGTTCCATGTCCTTGACGGTCAAACTTGTGCCAGTCGTAAGAGTTGTACCCGATCATGTGAGCATACGGACCGTAATCAAATGAAAAATACTGCGGGCCGAAATATTGTTCCCAATACTTAGCTCCATCGGCTAACGTTGCATCTTGCGCATAATAATCATGGTTGCCTGGAACGATATAGACAGGAACATCCAACTTCTTCAAAATGCGGTATGTTTCTTCATACTCGTAAATATATTCTTGCGGATTCATCTGACCGTACATTAAGTCTCCAGTCATTACGACAAAGTCAGGCTTTAATAGATTGACTTGATTGATTGTTTTTTGAAGATACAGCCAGCGTTTTGATTCATCTGGGTGCCACATTCCTGCTTCAGTTACGTTAGCAGGGTCTGCAATGTTTCTTGGAGAGCCTACATGAATGTCCGTTAAATGCATAAACTTAAAATCTTTTTTAAACTCTTTTACAACTTTAACTGAGTTCGGTTCATCATCCGTGATGCGGGTTCCGTTTCCTGTGTATGAAACTTGCAGATCAAACAATTCTTCAGGTACATCATTAGGAATCTCTACAGTTACTTCATAAACGGAAGAGCTGTCTTTCCAATAGGATGATCCTTTTTGAACACTTTTTACAGGAAGATTAAACGCTCCATCCACTTTTGCTGCTTCTGTAGGGTTTAAAGATACATCCCATCCTGCAGGTTCTTTTCCTTTTGTATCTACCTTTACTGTTAATTCTGAACCATTCTTTTTAATCGCAGGTGTTGCCATAAGCGGATATATAATATTTTCAACTTTTGTATCCAGTGCTATATTAGGCACTTTATCCAAATAGTTTTCTGTGTTTCCAATCCCACCATCTTGTTTGTCAATACCAGATAAGAAGGCATGAGCTTGTCCGGCAGGTATCGTTAATGCACCCGAGATAACAAGCGCTGTTAGCTTCGTTTTCCAATTCATGTGCTGCTCTCCCTTCAAAATAACTTGCATCTTGAAAGTAACAGCACAACGTAAATTTCATGTTACAACCATATAAACATTTTATAAATAAGTTATTTTACTATATCTCTTTTAATCTCTTCTTTGCTTCCTTTTCTTCAAAAGAACTATAAACGCGATAGTCGTTTTGATCAAGAATTCGGTAATGCTGGCTAATCATATTCTGCTGAAGCCGGTAACCTTTATTTGAATCAATCTCCTTCCACCAAACATGCCCGCCCCACGTTTTCTCTTTTGATCGGGCAACATATTGGTGGACTACGACTTCCATAACATCAAGCGGATCCCCACCAAGTGTGTTATTAAGAATTTCAGAGTTCCGAAACAATGCACACAAAGCAACGATAACGGTCCAGCTCGCTTTGATTCTTTCTTTTTCTATTTGAACGAGGGTCTTTTTTGAAATACCCAATATATCTGCCATCTTATCTTGTGTATAGCCAAGTTCTGTTCGAACAAGTTTAATCTTGCCGGTTAACAGATCCACAATTTGATCTTGTGTCATGTTAGAAGAATCTCCTTTTATCCTTTTAGGAACATTTTACACAAAAAAACTCCTTTCAACAAAAACGAAAGGAGCATTAACTATACGTATAAGGTTCCCAATGAGCAAGATCGTAAAGTCCTGCGTTGATTCGGGTGCTTTCAACTTCCAGCAGTGATAACAATTCATTTGGAAGCTCTTCGTGATGCTGTGCGAGGTTCATCTCATCGTTTGGAGAAGAAATCAGAACAGTGAACAACTTCTTATTCTCCATGTTCATTCCATGTACGTGAATATAACTTAAATTCTTCACACGATACACAAAAAAGATTCGGTATTTATCCATCGTTCCCACACTCCCTTACACACAGTGTGGTCGGATTTCGTGCTCTATAAACCTTTATTTTGTTGAAACAGGTGCTGTTGGAAGTTCAATTTCCACACGAGTTCCTTCGTTCTCAACTGATGAGAACTGAATCGCTCCACCGTGTTCTTCAATAATTTTAAAACAAACCATCAGCCCTAAGCCTGTTCCCTTTTCCTTTGTCGTGTAAAAGGGTTCTCCAAGTGTTTTCAGACGCTCTGCAGGAATACCGCATCCTTGGTCTTTTAATTCAAGAACAACAGAGTTGTTGCGGGTTCCGATCTTGATATGGATCTCGCCGTCCTTCTCCATGCTTTCGATAGCATTTTTCAATAGATTGATAAACAACTGTTTGAGCTGATTTTCCACCCCGTAAACAAGTGGAATGTTATCAGAAATGTTCACCCAAATCTGGATGTTTCTCATAATGGCTTGAGTTTCTAATAATCTTACTACGCTATAGATCAGTTCTTGAATATTTGTATGTTCAAAGCTTACCGCCTGTGGCTTAGCAACCAGCATTAACTCCCCGACGATGTCGTTGATTCGGTTTAGCTCTGACTCCATGATACGTAGATATTCTAGACGGATCACATCATCTGCATCTGTTAATAGTTTTGTGAATCCTTTTAAGGAAGTCAAAGGATTCCGGATCTCATGTGCTACTCCGGCAGCTAGTTCCCCCAAAACAGATAGTTTCTCTGATTTCAGCATCAGTTCTTCAGTCTGCTTCGCTTTTGTTACGTCTCTTGCAAACGTCACTAGGCTTTCAACATGACCTTCTTTCGTCATAACAGGCACACCGCGAGTCTCGAGCAAAATCCAGTCGCCATTTTTGTGAAGTAGTCTAAACTCTGTCTGAAACGGCTCTTTCTTCACAAGTGATTTCATAAATGAATCGGATAGGTTCTCCATGTCTTCCGGATGAACAAGATCCAGGATTGCGCCTTTGATCTCACCCTCTTCGTAGCCGAGCACCGTAAAATGAGAAGGAGATACATATTGAATCATGCCTGATGGATCAATCACAGTAATTAAATCTGTAGAATGTTCTGCGATCAAACGATATTTCGCCTCACTTTCCCTTAGAGCACGCTCTACTTTTTTCTGAGAAGTAATATCACGGTAAACAATGACAAATCCCATTATCTTTCCATCCATATCACAGATGTTCGAAAAAGAAGCAGACACATCAAAAACTGTCCCATCTTTATGGATACGCTGTGTTTCATGCAGTGGAACCGATTGCCCTTGCTTCAACAGATCAATAATTTCCTTTGATTCTCCTTGCAGATGTACCGGTGTTATGACTGGGTAATCCTCATTTTCTTCTGCAAAATCTTCTTCAGCCCAACCGAACATTTGAATAAAAGCATCATTTACTTTAATCACTTCTTGTCTCGTATTTAAAATAAGAATG is from Fictibacillus sp. b24 and encodes:
- a CDS encoding metallophosphoesterase family protein, which encodes MNWKTKLTALVISGALTIPAGQAHAFLSGIDKQDGGIGNTENYLDKVPNIALDTKVENIIYPLMATPAIKKNGSELTVKVDTKGKEPAGWDVSLNPTEAAKVDGAFNLPVKSVQKGSSYWKDSSSVYEVTVEIPNDVPEELFDLQVSYTGNGTRITDDEPNSVKVVKEFKKDFKFMHLTDIHVGSPRNIADPANVTEAGMWHPDESKRWLYLQKTINQVNLLKPDFVVMTGDLMYGQMNPQEYIYEYEETYRILKKLDVPVYIVPGNHDYYAQDATLADGAKYWEQYFGPQYFSFDYGPYAHMIGYNSYDWHKFDRQGHGTVSVPTWGGQIRDQQMEWIKKDLADNKATAEAGQVKGLFSHHNPIWRDRDIWPSTDPDVTEYWKEYDAKHDPQDLSTLIKGEKLGIEYDQQWHGEGSHELIDVMKQNSVDISLHGHTHIDNITEQDGILYSTTASIELSAKPWVGYRLFEKNPDDNKFSSYVYEGPDKSMPVYENGNTSAGVVSFENKFELPNDGSQVTQTAALTNRLNKPVTVNIPFYMKQGSYTPSYGEVIETQLYGTKQFVEVQITIPANSVKEVELKR
- a CDS encoding helix-turn-helix transcriptional regulator yields the protein MTQDQIVDLLTGKIKLVRTELGYTQDKMADILGISKKTLVQIEKERIKASWTVIVALCALFRNSEILNNTLGGDPLDVMEVVVHQYVARSKEKTWGGHVWWKEIDSNKGYRLQQNMISQHYRILDQNDYRVYSSFEEKEAKKRLKEI
- a CDS encoding PAS domain-containing sensor histidine kinase, producing the protein MKVISQDELPAVATLKEMIDVLPEFVCLRYPDGTWAEANRFALNIYGIYENDYKGKSLEEMQTRLSDDAIERCNLSDKRAWESRKPIKTAEKIQMKSGRVVMLELIKQPTFTKDGKPQVLVVTGRDITSHKQKEEELSVALDLLESVLKGTTDAILILNTRQEVIKVNDAFIQMFGWAEEDFAEENEDYPVITPVHLQGESKEIIDLLKQGQSVPLHETQRIHKDGTVFDVSASFSNICDMDGKIMGFVIVYRDITSQKKVERALRESEAKYRLIAEHSTDLITVIDPSGMIQYVSPSHFTVLGYEEGEIKGAILDLVHPEDMENLSDSFMKSLVKKEPFQTEFRLLHKNGDWILLETRGVPVMTKEGHVESLVTFARDVTKAKQTEELMLKSEKLSVLGELAAGVAHEIRNPLTSLKGFTKLLTDADDVIRLEYLRIMESELNRINDIVGELMLVAKPQAVSFEHTNIQELIYSVVRLLETQAIMRNIQIWVNISDNIPLVYGVENQLKQLFINLLKNAIESMEKDGEIHIKIGTRNNSVVLELKDQGCGIPAERLKTLGEPFYTTKEKGTGLGLMVCFKIIEEHGGAIQFSSVENEGTRVEIELPTAPVSTK